A region of Neofelis nebulosa isolate mNeoNeb1 unplaced genomic scaffold, mNeoNeb1.pri scaffold_62, whole genome shotgun sequence DNA encodes the following proteins:
- the LOC131503544 gene encoding LOW QUALITY PROTEIN: protein Shroom2-like (The sequence of the model RefSeq protein was modified relative to this genomic sequence to represent the inferred CDS: inserted 2 bases in 1 codon; deleted 1 base in 1 codon): KNELSWRPHSWXKFSDSHPDTPASPFPSASSCPSWHGRHHPSSSSHDLSGTWEHTNLQRTSDHFSFLGSVDSLGGLSSPSQPYPSRHLSAARSNDSIDHLGGPSKRDSAYGSFSSSSSTPDHTLPKADVSSAENILYNVGLGEASRPGGRQGQAASDPQGLEDRLGYLPPRAPRDGSRSPRPEDSPETKLATPGKSNLGPVWYVPDKRKAPSSPPPPPPPLRSDSFAATKSHEKAQGPPLSDTASVQHFPGPPQDQPRSDWRPEPASQQWRPARPGNGKRVGSSGPAPHVPLDGGVPTPDHRPGGLPGAPGRLQASLSSTDVRFPQAFGCQHPRQYSDESPFCHDGPRAASSLREQHCVAVPGGRQEPSAHCVQDNGPTRLRWPGATEQKGDSGGQSRYYCVTSRQCLQASAQAGQPHEEYWQSDRAAEAHELPTEHPMGHGPWGHIRQHEEEAPHTRESDQAAKGHPMGSEEPQTAAHRAGAAGKEAADGFLWAAGESSKISPQKTPMLHSLAREGARPPDDGPGAGAERPPPFDGQVGRATRRSDRFATTLRNEVQMRRANLQKSRSTVALAGADEAAREAGGWQVEPGGVPGASPEGSFRGTYKDHLKEAQARVLRATSFKRRDLEPSPADRPAGSAEPRTEEHSTHLDAAPLFWEGGLPKPSPSGGGLPHVPRIGGRKQFTVQQKLKSYSEPEKMNEVGLAGPDRPHRHPGASEDTVGTFADRCKFFEESSRPIHQRPGQRQALCGFPKEKLERPRTAGHGYEGAEPSFQNRAHTTSFGENPSSHGKTANMGKPEPPQRLGTFAEYQASWREQRNALEARSSGRYHSADDILDAGLDQHERPQYVHGRSRSSPSTDPYKQEAAIEPQQQVGDAGEHRQLSATVRAEEGRPNPSMAANWMQFPAPQRPRCRRGAV; encoded by the exons gaagAATGAGCTGAGCTGGAGGCCTCACTCCTG CAAGTTCTCTGATAGCCACCCCGACACACCAGCATCTCCATTCCCCTCTGCCAGCTCCTGTCCTTCCTGGCACGGCCGTCACCACCCCAG TTCTTCCTCCCATGACCTGTCTGGCACGTGGGAGCACACGAATCTGCAGCGTACCTCTGACCACTTTAGTTTCCTGGGGAGCGTCGACAGCCTGGGTGGCCTGAGC AGCCCTTCCCAGCCCTACCCCTCCAGACACCTCTCCGCCGCCAGGTCCAATGACAGCATCGACCACCTGGGCGGCCCGAGCAAGCGGGACTCAGCTTACGGCTCATTCTCCTCCAGCTCCAGCACACCCGACCACACCTTGCCCAAGGCTGATGTGTCCTCTGCAGAGAACATCCTCTACAACGTGGGCCTGGGGGAGGCCTCCAGGCCGGGCGGCCGGCAGGGCCAGGCTGCCAGTGACCCCCAGGGCCTGGAGGACAGGCTCGGGTACTTGCCACCCCGGGCCCCCCGTGACGGCAGCAGAAGCCCCAGGCCAGAGGACAGTCCTGAGACCAAGCTGGCCACCCCTGGGAAATCAAATTTGGGACCGGTTTGGTATGTCCCCGATAAGAGAAAAgcaccttcctcccctcctccaccacctcccCCTCTCCGCAGTGACAGCTTCGCTGCCACCAAGAGCCACGAGAAGGCCCAGGGCCCTCCACTCTCAGACACCGCCAGTGTGCAGCACTTTCCAGGCCCACCCCAGGACCAGCCCCGCAGTGACTGGAGACCAGAGCCCGCCAGTCAGCAGTGGAGGCCGGCACGGCCCGGCAATGGGAAGAGAGTCGGGAGCTCGGGCCCTGCGCCCCACGTCCCCCTGGACGGTGGGGTGCCGACCCCTGACCACAGGCCGGGCGGCCTCCCGGGGGCCCCTGGCCGGCTTCAGGCCTCCCTGTCCAGCACGGACGTGCGTTTCCCGCAGGCCTTTGGCTGCCAGCACCCGCGCCAGTACAGTGACGAGAGTCCCTTCTGTCACGACGGCCCCAGGGCCGCCTCGTCGCTGAGGGAGCAGCACTGTGTGGCTGTCCCTGGCGGCCGCCAGGAGCCTTCTGCCCACTGTGTCCAGGACAACGGCCCCACTCGGCTCAGGTGGCCCGGTGCCACTGAGCAGAAGGGCGACAGCGGTGGGCAGAGCCGCTACTACTGTGTGACCAGCAGACAGTGCCTGCAGGCAAGCGCCCAGGCGGGACAGCCCCACGAGGAATATTGGCAGTCTGACAGGGCCGCAGAAGCCCACGAACTCCCCACTGAGCACCCGATGGGCCACGGGCCCTGGGGTCACATCCGCCAGCACGAGGAGGAGGCCCCGCACACCCGTGAGAGCGACCAGGCAGCCAAGGGCCACCCCATGGGAAGCGAGGAGCCACAGACAGCCGCCCACCGGGCAGGAGCCGCGGGGAAGGAAGCCGCCGACGGCTTCCTGTGGGCCGCAGGAGAAAGCAGCAAGATCTCCCCTCAGAAGACACCTATGCTGCACTCgctggcccgggagggggcaCGCCCGCCCGACGACGGCCCGGGAGCTGGTGCCGAAAGGCCGCCCCCGTTCGATGGCCAGGTGGGCAGAGCCACCCGGAGAAGCGACCGCTTCGCCACCACCCTGAGGAACGAGGTCCAGATGCGCCGAGCCAACCTGCAGAAGAGCAGAAGCACGGTGGCGCTGGCTGGGGCCGACGAGGCGGCTCGGGAGGCCGGCGGCTGGCAGGTGGAGCCGGGAGGCGTCCCCGGCGCCTCCCCAGAAGGTTCCTTCCGGGGCACCTATAAAGACCACCTGAAGGAGGCCCAAGCCCGGGTCCTGAGGGCCACGTCCTTTAAGCGCCGTGACTTGGAGCCCAGCCCGGCCGATCGTCCCGCGGGGTCAGCAGAGCCGCGGACTGAGGAGCACAGCACACATCTGGATGCCGCTCCCCTCTTCTGGGAGGGGGGCCTGCCCAAGCCGTCCCCGTCTGGAGGGGGCCTGCCGCACGTTCCCCGCATTGGGGGCCGGAAACAGTTCACGGTGCAACAGAAGCTGAAATCGTACTCCGAACCCGAGAAAATGAACGAGGTGGGGCTCGCAGGGCCCGATCGCCCCCACCGGCACCCGGGTGCATCCGAGGACACCGTGGGCACATTCGCCGACAGGTGCAAGTTTTTTGAGGAAAGCAGCAGACCCATTCACCAGAGACCTGGGCAGAGGCAAGCACTCTGTGGATTCCCGAAGGAGAAGCTGGAGAGGCCGCGGACAGCGGGCCATGGGTACGAGGGTGCAGAGCCTTCGTTCCAGAACAGGGCCCACACGACCTCCTTTGGAGAGAACCCCAGCAGTCACGGAAAAACGGCGAACATGGGAAAACCAGAACCGCCTCAGAGACTTGGAACCTTTGCTGAGTATCAAGCCTCTTGGAGGGAACAGAGAAACGCTCTAGAAGCCAGGAGTTCTGGGCGGTATCACTCAGCGGATGACATCTTGGACGCAGGTCTGGATCAACACGAGAGGCCACAGTACGTTCATGGAAGGTCCCGTTCCTCACCATCCACAGACCCCTACAAACAG GAAGCTGCCATCGAACCACAACAGCAAGTGGGGGACGCTGGTGAGCACAGGCAACTTTCTGCCACCGTCCGGGCCGAGGAGGGACGCCCTAATCCGAG CATGGCTGCTAACTGGATGCAGTTTCCAGCACCTCAGCGTCCCCGCTGCAGACGTGGTGCCGTTTGA